The proteins below come from a single Cupriavidus pauculus genomic window:
- a CDS encoding LysR substrate-binding domain-containing protein: protein MRTNLDMDVLRTFVTGFELGSFARAADRLGRSQSAVSTQLRKLEDQIGLPLVQKAGRGLALTTAGEALLSYARRLLELNDEAVDTVRGANLEGWVRLGLPQDFADTLLPAVLGRFARAHPKVRVEVQVDRSVPLAEKTLRGELDMALVWGDGSDLPHYPNGERVADVPIAWVGTPEWAERAERAARRHALPDEPLPLIAFVPPCTFRAAGIAALDAAGMPWRLAFTSPSLSGLWAAAEAGLGVTPRTTVSLPGTLTALDPKTSGLPPLPTAPLSLHRAEADPSAAVQRLTTIVLETIREALDQAPANRSVAATS, encoded by the coding sequence ATGCGCACCAACCTTGACATGGATGTGCTGCGGACATTCGTGACGGGCTTCGAGCTCGGCAGCTTCGCGCGGGCGGCGGACCGTCTGGGCCGCTCACAGTCGGCCGTCAGCACCCAGCTACGCAAGCTCGAGGACCAGATCGGCCTGCCCCTCGTCCAGAAAGCGGGCCGCGGGCTTGCGCTGACCACCGCGGGCGAGGCGTTGCTGAGCTATGCGCGGCGGCTGCTCGAACTCAACGACGAGGCCGTGGACACCGTGCGCGGCGCGAATCTCGAGGGATGGGTGCGGCTGGGGTTGCCGCAGGATTTCGCCGATACGCTGCTGCCAGCGGTGCTGGGTCGCTTTGCGCGCGCGCACCCGAAGGTTCGAGTGGAGGTGCAGGTCGATCGCAGCGTGCCGCTGGCGGAGAAGACGCTGCGGGGGGAACTCGATATGGCGCTGGTGTGGGGCGACGGTAGCGATTTGCCGCACTACCCCAATGGCGAGCGCGTGGCCGACGTGCCCATCGCATGGGTCGGCACCCCCGAGTGGGCCGAGCGGGCCGAGCGGGCCGCACGTCGGCACGCCCTGCCCGACGAACCGCTGCCGCTGATCGCGTTCGTCCCCCCGTGCACCTTCCGCGCGGCCGGTATCGCCGCGCTCGATGCCGCGGGCATGCCCTGGCGCCTGGCGTTCACGAGCCCCAGCCTCTCGGGCCTCTGGGCCGCCGCCGAGGCCGGCCTCGGCGTGACGCCGCGCACGACGGTCAGCCTGCCGGGCACCCTGACCGCGCTCGATCCGAAGACGAGCGGCCTGCCGCCGCTGCCAACCGCCCCGCTTTCGCTCCATCGCGCCGAAGCGGACCCGAGCGCGGCGGTACAGAGACTGACGACGATCGTGCTGGAGACCATCCGCGAGGCCCTGGATCAGGCGCCCGCGAACCGATCCGTCGCCGCGACGAGCTGA
- a CDS encoding cytochrome P460 family protein: protein MKTTRFTLASLASLALAASAALLAHPALSAPSDNKAAARPDPNASPIYGVTIPKGYRQWEFVAPALEKEPLNELRTVVGNKIAMDAYKKGKLPFPDGSILVKLAYKYTQSPDFESALVPDHATTVQVMVKDSKKYAASGGWGYGRFINGKPVDEAQHQTCFACHAARVKDRDYVFTRLVP from the coding sequence ATGAAAACGACGCGCTTCACCCTCGCCTCCCTCGCTTCCCTCGCGCTGGCCGCCTCGGCCGCCCTGCTCGCGCACCCGGCCCTGTCCGCCCCGTCGGACAACAAGGCAGCCGCCAGACCGGACCCCAATGCCTCGCCGATCTATGGCGTGACGATCCCCAAGGGCTATCGTCAGTGGGAGTTCGTCGCCCCGGCGCTCGAAAAAGAGCCGCTCAACGAACTGCGCACCGTGGTCGGCAACAAGATCGCGATGGACGCATACAAGAAGGGCAAGCTCCCCTTCCCCGACGGGTCGATCCTGGTCAAGCTCGCGTACAAGTACACGCAGTCTCCGGACTTCGAATCCGCGCTCGTGCCCGACCACGCGACCACGGTGCAGGTAATGGTCAAGGACTCGAAGAAATACGCCGCGTCGGGCGGCTGGGGCTATGGCCGTTTCATCAACGGCAAGCCCGTCGACGAGGCCCAGCACCAGACCTGTTTCGCCTGCCACGCGGCGCGCGTGAAAGACCGCGATTACGTATTTACCCGGCTCGTACCGTAA
- a CDS encoding biliverdin-producing heme oxygenase yields the protein MPLSQPEPALVDYRDHLLLIRAWLAPLEAWFAQFGDGPQDPRLLPTVQRLPALDADLSHATMPPGGPEVPPVDTASLRTDAAYRWGISYVIEGSQLGGAVLYRQLAERFAPHPLRYLGPQSPGPRWKQFLDALRANVHGPADIAAACEGACRAFDDLLARTAAVDGIAP from the coding sequence ATGCCGCTTTCCCAGCCCGAACCGGCCCTCGTCGATTACCGCGACCATCTGCTGCTGATCCGCGCCTGGCTCGCCCCCCTCGAAGCGTGGTTCGCGCAGTTCGGCGACGGCCCGCAAGATCCGAGGCTGCTGCCCACCGTGCAACGCCTGCCCGCGCTCGACGCGGATCTCTCGCATGCCACGATGCCGCCGGGCGGCCCCGAGGTCCCGCCCGTGGATACGGCCTCGCTGCGCACGGATGCGGCTTACCGCTGGGGCATCAGCTACGTCATCGAGGGTTCGCAGCTCGGCGGCGCCGTGCTGTATCGCCAGCTGGCCGAGCGCTTCGCGCCGCATCCGCTTCGATACCTCGGTCCGCAATCGCCGGGCCCGCGATGGAAGCAGTTTCTCGACGCGCTGCGCGCCAACGTGCACGGCCCCGCCGATATCGCGGCGGCGTGCGAAGGCGCATGCCGTGCGTTCGACGACCTGCTGGCGCGCACCGCCGCCGTGGACGGGATCGCCCCGTGA
- the pip gene encoding prolyl aminopeptidase, with the protein MTLRTLYPAIEPYETGMLDVGDGHVIYYERVGTPGAKPAVFLHGGPGGGISADHRRLFDPARYDVMLFDQRGCGRSTPHAGLEANTTWHLVDDIERLRLLAGVERWLVFGGSWGSTLALAYAEKFPERTTALVLRGVYTVSQAELDWYYQYGVSEMHPEKWARFQAPVPEAERGNMIAAYRKLLTGDDLEKQVEAARAWSVWEGQTITLLPNPDNTAKHDDGHFALAFARLENHYFTHRCWLEDGQLLRDAHRLAGIPGVIVHGRYDMPCPVRYAYALQAAWPAATLHVIEGAGHAWTEPGILDQLVAATDRFAGA; encoded by the coding sequence ATGACCCTGCGCACCCTCTATCCCGCCATCGAACCTTACGAGACCGGCATGCTCGACGTCGGCGACGGCCACGTCATCTACTACGAGCGTGTCGGCACGCCCGGGGCCAAGCCCGCGGTGTTTCTGCATGGCGGTCCGGGCGGGGGGATCTCCGCCGACCATCGGCGGCTCTTCGACCCCGCGCGCTACGACGTGATGCTGTTCGACCAGCGCGGATGCGGACGCTCTACGCCGCATGCGGGGCTGGAAGCCAATACGACCTGGCATCTGGTGGATGACATCGAGCGGCTGCGGTTGCTGGCCGGCGTCGAGCGGTGGCTCGTGTTCGGTGGGTCCTGGGGCTCCACGCTGGCGCTGGCCTATGCGGAGAAGTTTCCCGAGCGGACGACTGCGCTCGTGCTGCGGGGCGTCTACACCGTGTCGCAGGCGGAACTCGATTGGTACTACCAATACGGGGTCTCCGAGATGCATCCCGAGAAATGGGCGCGCTTCCAGGCGCCCGTGCCCGAGGCCGAGCGCGGGAACATGATTGCCGCCTACCGGAAGCTGCTGACGGGCGACGATCTCGAGAAGCAGGTCGAGGCGGCGCGGGCGTGGAGTGTCTGGGAAGGGCAGACGATCACGTTATTGCCGAATCCCGACAATACGGCCAAGCACGACGACGGGCATTTCGCGCTGGCGTTCGCGCGGCTGGAGAACCATTACTTCACGCATCGATGCTGGCTCGAGGACGGGCAGCTACTGCGGGATGCGCACCGGCTCGCGGGGATACCGGGGGTGATCGTGCATGGGCGGTACGACATGCCGTGTCCGGTGCGGTACGCCTATGCGCTGCAGGCGGCGTGGCCCGCTGCCACGTTGCATGTGATCGAGGGCGCGGGCCATGCGTGGACGGAGCCGGGGATACTGGATCAGCTCGTCGCGGCGACGGATCGGTTCGCGGGCGCCTGA
- a CDS encoding mechanosensitive ion channel protein MscS, which translates to MRKSIRYTGIALLSAALLAAGPASARDYGRDRGHYHGGGHGGGGGGVALAIGALAGLAIGAAVLSSSTAVAAPAPVYAPPQPVTYIEQGGYVEQGYTSYQQPYPQQQVQPYSQVPPGYCYRSSDRAYVPCSQPAQVNYYGY; encoded by the coding sequence ATGCGCAAGTCGATTCGATATACGGGCATTGCCCTGCTCAGTGCCGCACTGCTGGCCGCAGGCCCGGCATCGGCGCGCGACTACGGCCGCGACCGCGGTCACTATCACGGTGGCGGCCATGGCGGCGGCGGTGGCGGCGTAGCCCTCGCGATCGGCGCGCTCGCCGGTCTCGCGATCGGCGCGGCCGTCCTCAGCAGCAGCACCGCCGTTGCCGCGCCGGCCCCGGTCTACGCCCCGCCGCAACCGGTCACGTATATCGAGCAGGGCGGTTATGTCGAGCAGGGTTACACCTCGTACCAGCAGCCCTACCCGCAACAGCAGGTGCAACCGTACTCGCAGGTGCCTCCGGGCTACTGCTACCGCAGCAGCGACCGCGCCTATGTACCGTGCTCGCAGCCGGCGCAGGTCAACTACTACGGCTACTGA
- a CDS encoding ATP-binding protein: MSSAVNDAGNDAGNKSGGDAANDGGNDPTRLPVDTAYLFEVLPDAYLILDARLIVLHANAKYRAMTGRTLAEVVGKSVYEINQAGSAAQRRARAEWLDATLHGLAPGEARLSSLIRYDISTHGAFAEHYWQVRASRVEAPPAAASVAPDGLLLLQVMDVTTQVVAEEHNRREHAKLRSQARLRQVLVEEANEELRYNQARLDEVLSFARVGAWEIDLATGFMICTDQCKANLGLQPTDALDERRLFSELIHEDDRERVRAAIDASIDARAHFEVEYRVTWADGSVHWLMSRGAARHLGDGTAQSMLGFTIDITARKTSELRSQAYAAEQQRAREHSDRAVRAMDHFVAAVSHELRSPLHAILWWTTLLQRAKDMAHVERATEVIERNTHQLARMVDDLLDSGAIATGKLSVELRPLDLAALASVVAEDIRVGAESKGLVVRADSLTPAIVLADESRMRQIVWNLLTNAVKFTDRGSIELAVTLDGARAELTVRDTGAGIEAEALERIFERFEQARGEGTGRTAGLGLGLWMVRNLVQVHRGTVTAHSDGPGTGALFRVVLPLATPDDIRRAAAQR; the protein is encoded by the coding sequence GTGAGCAGCGCGGTCAACGACGCCGGCAACGACGCCGGCAACAAATCGGGCGGCGACGCGGCCAACGATGGCGGGAACGACCCTACGCGTCTGCCCGTCGACACCGCCTACCTGTTCGAGGTGCTCCCCGACGCGTACCTGATTCTCGACGCGCGCCTTATCGTCCTGCACGCCAACGCGAAGTACCGCGCGATGACGGGCCGCACGCTCGCCGAGGTCGTCGGCAAGTCCGTCTACGAGATCAATCAGGCAGGCTCGGCCGCGCAGCGCCGGGCCCGCGCCGAATGGCTCGATGCCACACTGCACGGCCTCGCCCCCGGCGAGGCACGCCTGTCTTCGCTGATCCGCTACGACATCAGCACGCACGGCGCGTTTGCCGAGCACTACTGGCAGGTCCGCGCGTCGCGTGTGGAGGCTCCGCCCGCTGCCGCATCGGTGGCGCCCGACGGGTTGCTGCTGCTCCAGGTGATGGACGTGACGACCCAGGTCGTCGCCGAAGAGCACAATCGCCGCGAGCACGCGAAGCTGCGCTCGCAGGCCCGGCTGCGGCAGGTGCTGGTCGAGGAAGCCAACGAGGAGTTGCGCTACAACCAGGCGCGGCTGGACGAAGTGCTGTCGTTCGCGCGCGTCGGCGCGTGGGAGATCGACCTCGCCACGGGGTTCATGATCTGCACCGACCAGTGCAAGGCCAATCTGGGCCTGCAGCCCACGGACGCGCTCGACGAACGGCGGCTGTTCAGCGAACTGATCCATGAAGACGATCGCGAACGCGTGCGTGCCGCGATCGATGCGAGCATCGACGCCCGCGCGCATTTCGAGGTCGAGTACCGCGTCACGTGGGCCGACGGCAGCGTGCACTGGCTGATGTCGCGCGGCGCGGCCCGCCATCTTGGCGATGGCACCGCGCAGTCGATGCTCGGCTTCACCATCGACATTACCGCGCGCAAGACCAGCGAACTGCGCAGCCAGGCCTATGCGGCCGAGCAGCAGCGCGCGCGCGAGCACAGCGATCGCGCCGTCCGCGCGATGGACCACTTCGTCGCCGCCGTCAGCCATGAACTGCGTTCGCCGCTGCATGCCATCCTCTGGTGGACCACGCTGCTGCAGCGCGCCAAGGACATGGCGCACGTGGAGCGCGCGACCGAGGTCATCGAGCGCAATACGCACCAGCTTGCGCGCATGGTCGATGACCTGCTCGACAGCGGCGCCATTGCCACGGGCAAGCTCTCGGTCGAACTCCGGCCGCTGGATCTGGCGGCACTCGCCAGCGTCGTGGCCGAGGATATCCGCGTGGGCGCCGAATCGAAGGGTCTCGTCGTGCGCGCGGACTCGCTGACCCCCGCCATCGTGCTCGCCGACGAAAGCCGCATGCGCCAGATCGTGTGGAACCTGCTGACGAATGCGGTCAAGTTCACGGACCGCGGCAGTATCGAGCTGGCCGTGACCCTCGACGGCGCGCGCGCCGAGCTGACGGTGCGGGACACGGGCGCGGGCATCGAGGCAGAAGCGCTCGAACGGATCTTCGAGCGTTTCGAACAGGCGCGCGGCGAAGGCACGGGCCGTACCGCGGGGCTTGGGCTGGGACTCTGGATGGTGCGGAACCTCGTGCAGGTACACCGCGGAACGGTGACCGCGCACAGCGACGGCCCGGGCACGGGCGCGCTGTTCCGCGTGGTGCTGCCGCTGGCCACGCCGGACGATATCCGGCGCGCGGCCGCGCAGCGCTAG